One Sphingobacteruim zhuxiongii DNA window includes the following coding sequences:
- a CDS encoding cold-shock protein: protein MQEGTVKFFNETKGFGFITPTNGGPDIFVHTTGLMSNIRENDLVTYDVENGKKGLNAINVRVAR, encoded by the coding sequence ATGCAAGAAGGAACAGTAAAATTCTTTAACGAAACAAAAGGTTTCGGTTTTATCACACCTACAAATGGCGGTCCTGATATTTTTGTTCATACAACAGGACTTATGAGCAACATCCGTGAAAATGATTTAGTAACGTATGATGTTGAAAATGGGAAAAAAGGGCTTAACGCCATTAATGTCCGCGTAGCGAGATAA